In Carya illinoinensis cultivar Pawnee chromosome 7, C.illinoinensisPawnee_v1, whole genome shotgun sequence, the following are encoded in one genomic region:
- the LOC122315115 gene encoding putative UDP-glucuronate:xylan alpha-glucuronosyltransferase 5 translates to MASKPFSSSKLPKPFLLIYFLFLCLAILFLVLSSRPKPNPSTSHGLLQNKLVQAVPVNGFDDHIVAEETKFKVGLVNVDRHDDRIATAYELLGLKESQTEAVNVGFDRVAENLKWEDFFPEWIDEDEKWVPPKCPEIPMPRLEDYDELDVVIARVPCVMVKKIKKAGIRDVFRLQVNLVVANLVVGSGRRGRWGRHDVDRTVQVMFIGTCGPMVEIFRCDDVVRQVGDYWVYKPEMRRLKQKVLMPFGSCELASAPSMTQTGKDGGMRHSINSQYSTQWELHDSNAYHQREAYVTILHSSEAYVCGAIALAQSIIQSNSTKDLVLLADNSISSNSIRGLRAAGWKIKRIQRIRSPFAEKDSYNEWNYSKLRVWQLIEYNKVIFIDADLLVLKNIDKFFAHPQLSAAPNDKVIFNSGVAVIEPSMCMFEDLMQKRFKLGSYNGGDQGFLNEVFTWWHRLPKKLNHLKIYGGKKAGDEDDHDQHEVPKGVYAVHYLGLKPWMCYKDYDCNWDMLDHHPFASDSAHRQWWKVYEAMPKRLQPYCGLTAKMDARIRKWRGRAREAGFPDGHWRIKVKDRRRFHYVQ, encoded by the exons ATGGCTTCCAAACCCTTCTCGTCTTCTAAATTACCAAAACCTTTCCTCTTGATCTATTTCCTCTTTCTCTGCCTTGCCATCTTGTTCCTCGTGCTATCTTCCAGGCCCAAGCCAAACCCATCCACCAGTCACGGGCTGCTTCAAAACAAGCTGGTCCAAGCTGTCCCTGTCAATGGGTTCGATGATCATATTGTTGCAGAAGAAACTAAATTCAAGGTGGGTTTGGTTAATGTAGATCGTCATGATGATAGGATAGCGACTGCATATGAACTGCTAGGGTTGAAAGAGTCACAGACGGAGGCTGTCAACGTAGGTTTCGATCGTGTGGCTGAGAACTTGAAATGGGAGGACTTCTTCCCTGAGTGGATTGATGAAGACGAGAAGTGGGTTCCACCGAAGTGCCCGGAGATACCGATGCCTAGGCTGGAGGACTACGACGAGCTCGACGTGGTTATAGCTAGGGTTCCTTGTGTGATGgtcaagaagatcaagaaagctGGGATTAGGGATGTGTTTAGGTTGCAAGTTAATTTGGTTGTGGCTAATCTGGTGGTGGGGAGTGGCCGTCGTGGCCGGTGGGGGAGGCATGATGTTGATCGGACGGTGCAGGTGATGTTTATAGGAACTTGTGGGCCAATGGTGGAGATTTTCAGATGTGATGATGTTGTGAGGCAGGTAGGGGATTATTGGGTGTATAAGCCTGAGATGAGGAGGCTGAAGCAGAAGGTACTCATGCCGTTTGGGTCATGCGAGCTTGCTTCTGCTCCTTCCATGACACAGACAG GTAAAGATGGAGGGATGAGGCACTCTATTAATTCACAGTACTCAACACAATGGGAATTACACGACTCCAACGCGTACCACCAAAGGGAGGCCTATGTGACGATCCTCCATTCTTCAGAAGCATATGTTTGTGGTGCAATTGCCTTAGCCCAAAGTATCATTCAGAGCAACTCCACCAAAGACCTCGTCCTCCTCGCCGACAACTCCATCTCCTCCAACTCGATTAGAGGCCTCAGAGCTGCCGGATGGAAGATCAAACGCATTCAACGCATCCGCAGCCCTTTTGCCGAAAAGGATTCTTACAATGAGTGGAACTACAGCAAGCTTCGAGTGTGGCAACTCATTGAGTACAACAAAGTTATATTCATCGATGCTGATCTCTTAGTCCTAAAGAACATAGACAAATTTTTTGCACACCCGCAACTATCCGCTGCGCCGAACGACAAGGTGATATTCAACTCCGGGGTGGCCGTAATCGAACCGTCGATGTGCATGTTCGAGGACTTGATGCAGAAAAGATTCAAGTTGGGTTCCTATAATGGTGGAGATCAAGGGTTTCTGAATGAAGTTTTTACGTGGTGGCACCGGTTGCCGAAAAAGCTGAATCATCTCAAAATTTATGGAGGGAAGAAGGCCGGAGACgaagatgatcatgatcagcaTGAGGTGCCAAAGGGTGTTTATGCAGTGCATTATTTGGGGTTGAAGCCATGGATGTGTTACAAGGACTATGACTGTAACTGGGACATGTTGGATCATCATCCATTTGCGAGTGACTCGGCTCACCGGCAGTGGTGGAAGGTGTACGAGGCCATGCCGAAGAGGCTGCAACCTTACTGCGGGCTCACGGCGAAGATGGATGCAAGAATAAGGAAGTGGAGAGGGAGAGCCAGGGAAGCTGGATTCCCTGATGGGCATTGGAGAATCAAGGTTAAGGATCGGAGACGATTCCATTATGTGCAATAA
- the LOC122315781 gene encoding mitogen-activated protein kinase kinase kinase NPK1-like isoform X1: MQDIFGSVRRSLVFRIAPPENDESPSPSPSPFAPTTLVDKINSCIRKSRVFSKPSPPPPPIRWRKGELIGCGAFGHVYMGMNLDSGELLAVKQVLIPANSTSKEKAQAHIRELEEEVKLLKNLSHQNIVRYLGTVREEETLNILLEFVPGGSISSLLGKFGPFPEAVIRTYTKQLLLGLEYLHKNGIMHRDIKGANILVDNKGCIKLADFGASKQVVELATVSGAKSMKGTPYWMAPEVILQTGHSFTADIWSVGCTVIEMATGKPPWSQQYQEVAALFYHIGTAKSNPPTPEHLSVEAKDFLLKCLQKEPNFRPSASELLQHPFITGKQVESLPLLCTSVVEGSETPLLSCATNFEASINFVASKMPACPGRTDLCNLDGLHCRAEYPERSQENKRIWEMNNSDDDMCQIDKDDFIVAEVQPSSSLMAVNFKSFNPICEPSDEWGCKLDGRPESEKRGTSFDTDERVPEPAGHPGVSGDGDKDFSFPCGHSLSVDDDELTESKIRAFLDEKALELKILQTPLYEEFNNSLLACSPSFVETTRGETTPKYLKLPPKSRSPSQGSTGAPSPPVDALNTGSPGNNSRCVSNIGNKSDCSSQDVPSPPLSDWKGRLADAQQEPSSPSMSFSEIQRKWKEELDQELERKREIIRQAGVGGKTSSPKDRALNRPRERTRFASPGK; the protein is encoded by the exons ATGCAAGACATATTTGGATCAGTCCGCCGATCACTGGTATTCCGGATAGCCCCACCGGAAAATGATGAATCCCCGTCACCGTCGCCATCACCGTTTGCTCCAACCACCCTTGTCGACAAGATCAATTCTTGCATTCGCAAATCCAGAGTCTTTTCCAAACCCTCTCCGCCACCGCCACCGATCCGATGGCGAAAGGGCGAGTTGATCGGCTGCGGCGCGTTCGGTCACGTCTATATGGGCATGAATCTTGATTCTGGAGAGCTACTAGCAGTGAAGCAg GTTCTGATTCCAGCAAATAGTACTTCAAAGGAGAAAGCCCAG GCCCACATCAGGGAGCTTGAGGAAGAAGTGAAGCTTCTCAAAAATCTCTCTCATCAAAACATTGTT AGATATTTGGGTACGGTGAGGGAGGAAGAGACTTTGAATATTCTGTTGGAATTTGTGCCTGGTGGTTCTATCTCTTCGCTTCTGGGGAAATTTGGGCCTTTCCCTGAGGCT GTTATAAGAACATACACAAAGCAGTTGTTATTAGGACTGGAGTATTTGCACAAAAATGGAATCATGCACAGGGACATTAAG GGTGCAAATATTCTTGTAGATAATAAAGGATGCATTAAACTTGCAGATTTTGGTGCATCCAAACAGGTTGTTGAGCTG GCTACTGTATCAGGTGCCAAGTCTATGAAGGGTACACCATATTGGATGGCTCCTGAAGTCATTCTCCAGACTGGGCATAGCTT CACTGCTGATATATGGAGTGTTGGATGCACTGTAATTGAGATGGCCACCGGAAAGCCTCCTTGGAGCCAACAGTACCAAGAG GTTGCTGCTCTCTTCTATCATATAGGAACTGCCAAGTCTAATCCACCAACCCCTGAACATCTCTCTGTTGAAGCGAAAGACTTCCTACTTAAATGTTTGCAAAA GGAACCAAATTTTAGGCCTTCTGCATCTGAGTTGCTGCAG CATCCTTTTATAACTGGAAAACAAGTTgaatctcttcctcttctttgtaCTTCTGTCGTG GAAGGCTCTGAAACCCCTTTGCTGTCATGTGCCACAAATTTTGAAGCCTC CATTAACTTTGTTGCCAGTAAAATGCCAGCCTGCCCTGGTCGAACAGATCTTTGTAATTTGGATGGTCTGCACTGCAGAGCTGAATATCCTGAGAGGTCCCAAGAAAATAAACGTATTTGGGAAATGAACAACAGTGATGACGACATGTGTCAGATTGACAAAGATGATTTTATAGTGGCAGAAGTCCAGCCCAGTTCTTCTTTGATGGCTGTGAACTTTAAG AGTTTCAACCCCATATGTGAGCCATCTGATGAATGGGGGTGCAAATTGGATGGAAGGCCAGAATCTGAAAAGAGAGGTACAAGTTTTGACACTGATGAACGAGTTCCTGAGCCTGCTGGCCACCCTGGAGTTTCTGGTGATGGGGACAAAGATTTTTCCTTTCCTTGTGGACATTCACTTTCCGTGGATGACGATGAACTTACTGAGTCAAAAATTAGAGCCTTTTTGGATGAGAAG GCTCTTGAACTGAAGATTCTCCAAACGCCACTGTATGAAGAGTTTAATAACAGTTTGTTAGCTTGCTCTCCAAGTTTTGTGGAGACAACACGTGGTGAGACTACCCCAAAGTACTTGAAATTGCCCCCAAAAAGCAGGTCACCAAGTCAAGGCTCAACTGGTGCTCCATCTCCACCAGTTGATGCTCTTAACACAGGAAGCCCAGGAAATAATAGCAGGTGTGTGTCAAATATTGGCAATAAAAGTGATTGCAGTTCACAGGACGTCCCATCACCTCCGCTTAGTGATTGGAAAGGGCGTTTAGCTGATGCTCAGCAAGAGCCAAGTAGCCCAAG TATGAGCTTTTCGGAGATACAGAGGAAGTGGAAAGAAGAGCTTGACCAGGAGCTTGAGAGAAAACGAG AGATTATACGCCAAGCGGGTGTGGGAGGGAAAACATCGTCACCAAAGGATCGAGCTTTAAATCGGCCGAGAGAGCGGACAAGGTTTGCATCTCCAGGAAAATAA
- the LOC122315781 gene encoding mitogen-activated protein kinase kinase kinase NPK1-like isoform X2 gives MQDIFGSVRRSLVFRIAPPENDESPSPSPSPFAPTTLVDKINSCIRKSRVFSKPSPPPPPIRWRKGELIGCGAFGHVYMGMNLDSGELLAVKQVLIPANSTSKEKAQAHIRELEEEVKLLKNLSHQNIVRYLGTVREEETLNILLEFVPGGSISSLLGKFGPFPEAVIRTYTKQLLLGLEYLHKNGIMHRDIKGANILVDNKGCIKLADFGASKQATVSGAKSMKGTPYWMAPEVILQTGHSFTADIWSVGCTVIEMATGKPPWSQQYQEVAALFYHIGTAKSNPPTPEHLSVEAKDFLLKCLQKEPNFRPSASELLQHPFITGKQVESLPLLCTSVVEGSETPLLSCATNFEASINFVASKMPACPGRTDLCNLDGLHCRAEYPERSQENKRIWEMNNSDDDMCQIDKDDFIVAEVQPSSSLMAVNFKSFNPICEPSDEWGCKLDGRPESEKRGTSFDTDERVPEPAGHPGVSGDGDKDFSFPCGHSLSVDDDELTESKIRAFLDEKALELKILQTPLYEEFNNSLLACSPSFVETTRGETTPKYLKLPPKSRSPSQGSTGAPSPPVDALNTGSPGNNSRCVSNIGNKSDCSSQDVPSPPLSDWKGRLADAQQEPSSPSMSFSEIQRKWKEELDQELERKREIIRQAGVGGKTSSPKDRALNRPRERTRFASPGK, from the exons ATGCAAGACATATTTGGATCAGTCCGCCGATCACTGGTATTCCGGATAGCCCCACCGGAAAATGATGAATCCCCGTCACCGTCGCCATCACCGTTTGCTCCAACCACCCTTGTCGACAAGATCAATTCTTGCATTCGCAAATCCAGAGTCTTTTCCAAACCCTCTCCGCCACCGCCACCGATCCGATGGCGAAAGGGCGAGTTGATCGGCTGCGGCGCGTTCGGTCACGTCTATATGGGCATGAATCTTGATTCTGGAGAGCTACTAGCAGTGAAGCAg GTTCTGATTCCAGCAAATAGTACTTCAAAGGAGAAAGCCCAG GCCCACATCAGGGAGCTTGAGGAAGAAGTGAAGCTTCTCAAAAATCTCTCTCATCAAAACATTGTT AGATATTTGGGTACGGTGAGGGAGGAAGAGACTTTGAATATTCTGTTGGAATTTGTGCCTGGTGGTTCTATCTCTTCGCTTCTGGGGAAATTTGGGCCTTTCCCTGAGGCT GTTATAAGAACATACACAAAGCAGTTGTTATTAGGACTGGAGTATTTGCACAAAAATGGAATCATGCACAGGGACATTAAG GGTGCAAATATTCTTGTAGATAATAAAGGATGCATTAAACTTGCAGATTTTGGTGCATCCAAACAG GCTACTGTATCAGGTGCCAAGTCTATGAAGGGTACACCATATTGGATGGCTCCTGAAGTCATTCTCCAGACTGGGCATAGCTT CACTGCTGATATATGGAGTGTTGGATGCACTGTAATTGAGATGGCCACCGGAAAGCCTCCTTGGAGCCAACAGTACCAAGAG GTTGCTGCTCTCTTCTATCATATAGGAACTGCCAAGTCTAATCCACCAACCCCTGAACATCTCTCTGTTGAAGCGAAAGACTTCCTACTTAAATGTTTGCAAAA GGAACCAAATTTTAGGCCTTCTGCATCTGAGTTGCTGCAG CATCCTTTTATAACTGGAAAACAAGTTgaatctcttcctcttctttgtaCTTCTGTCGTG GAAGGCTCTGAAACCCCTTTGCTGTCATGTGCCACAAATTTTGAAGCCTC CATTAACTTTGTTGCCAGTAAAATGCCAGCCTGCCCTGGTCGAACAGATCTTTGTAATTTGGATGGTCTGCACTGCAGAGCTGAATATCCTGAGAGGTCCCAAGAAAATAAACGTATTTGGGAAATGAACAACAGTGATGACGACATGTGTCAGATTGACAAAGATGATTTTATAGTGGCAGAAGTCCAGCCCAGTTCTTCTTTGATGGCTGTGAACTTTAAG AGTTTCAACCCCATATGTGAGCCATCTGATGAATGGGGGTGCAAATTGGATGGAAGGCCAGAATCTGAAAAGAGAGGTACAAGTTTTGACACTGATGAACGAGTTCCTGAGCCTGCTGGCCACCCTGGAGTTTCTGGTGATGGGGACAAAGATTTTTCCTTTCCTTGTGGACATTCACTTTCCGTGGATGACGATGAACTTACTGAGTCAAAAATTAGAGCCTTTTTGGATGAGAAG GCTCTTGAACTGAAGATTCTCCAAACGCCACTGTATGAAGAGTTTAATAACAGTTTGTTAGCTTGCTCTCCAAGTTTTGTGGAGACAACACGTGGTGAGACTACCCCAAAGTACTTGAAATTGCCCCCAAAAAGCAGGTCACCAAGTCAAGGCTCAACTGGTGCTCCATCTCCACCAGTTGATGCTCTTAACACAGGAAGCCCAGGAAATAATAGCAGGTGTGTGTCAAATATTGGCAATAAAAGTGATTGCAGTTCACAGGACGTCCCATCACCTCCGCTTAGTGATTGGAAAGGGCGTTTAGCTGATGCTCAGCAAGAGCCAAGTAGCCCAAG TATGAGCTTTTCGGAGATACAGAGGAAGTGGAAAGAAGAGCTTGACCAGGAGCTTGAGAGAAAACGAG AGATTATACGCCAAGCGGGTGTGGGAGGGAAAACATCGTCACCAAAGGATCGAGCTTTAAATCGGCCGAGAGAGCGGACAAGGTTTGCATCTCCAGGAAAATAA
- the LOC122315781 gene encoding mitogen-activated protein kinase kinase kinase 2-like isoform X3 codes for MQDIFGSVRRSLVFRIAPPENDESPSPSPSPFAPTTLVDKINSCIRKSRVFSKPSPPPPPIRWRKGELIGCGAFGHVYMGMNLDSGELLAVKQVLIPANSTSKEKAQAHIRELEEEVKLLKNLSHQNIVRYLGTVREEETLNILLEFVPGGSISSLLGKFGPFPEAVIRTYTKQLLLGLEYLHKNGIMHRDIKGANILVDNKGCIKLADFGASKQVVELATVSGAKSMKGTPYWMAPEVILQTGHSFTADIWSVGCTVIEMATGKPPWSQQYQEVAALFYHIGTAKSNPPTPEHLSVEAKDFLLKCLQKEPNFRPSASELLQHPFITGKQVESLPLLCTSVVEGSETPLLSCATNFEASKMPACPGRTDLCNLDGLHCRAEYPERSQENKRIWEMNNSDDDMCQIDKDDFIVAEVQPSSSLMAVNFKSFNPICEPSDEWGCKLDGRPESEKRGTSFDTDERVPEPAGHPGVSGDGDKDFSFPCGHSLSVDDDELTESKIRAFLDEKALELKILQTPLYEEFNNSLLACSPSFVETTRGETTPKYLKLPPKSRSPSQGSTGAPSPPVDALNTGSPGNNSRCVSNIGNKSDCSSQDVPSPPLSDWKGRLADAQQEPSSPSMSFSEIQRKWKEELDQELERKREIIRQAGVGGKTSSPKDRALNRPRERTRFASPGK; via the exons ATGCAAGACATATTTGGATCAGTCCGCCGATCACTGGTATTCCGGATAGCCCCACCGGAAAATGATGAATCCCCGTCACCGTCGCCATCACCGTTTGCTCCAACCACCCTTGTCGACAAGATCAATTCTTGCATTCGCAAATCCAGAGTCTTTTCCAAACCCTCTCCGCCACCGCCACCGATCCGATGGCGAAAGGGCGAGTTGATCGGCTGCGGCGCGTTCGGTCACGTCTATATGGGCATGAATCTTGATTCTGGAGAGCTACTAGCAGTGAAGCAg GTTCTGATTCCAGCAAATAGTACTTCAAAGGAGAAAGCCCAG GCCCACATCAGGGAGCTTGAGGAAGAAGTGAAGCTTCTCAAAAATCTCTCTCATCAAAACATTGTT AGATATTTGGGTACGGTGAGGGAGGAAGAGACTTTGAATATTCTGTTGGAATTTGTGCCTGGTGGTTCTATCTCTTCGCTTCTGGGGAAATTTGGGCCTTTCCCTGAGGCT GTTATAAGAACATACACAAAGCAGTTGTTATTAGGACTGGAGTATTTGCACAAAAATGGAATCATGCACAGGGACATTAAG GGTGCAAATATTCTTGTAGATAATAAAGGATGCATTAAACTTGCAGATTTTGGTGCATCCAAACAGGTTGTTGAGCTG GCTACTGTATCAGGTGCCAAGTCTATGAAGGGTACACCATATTGGATGGCTCCTGAAGTCATTCTCCAGACTGGGCATAGCTT CACTGCTGATATATGGAGTGTTGGATGCACTGTAATTGAGATGGCCACCGGAAAGCCTCCTTGGAGCCAACAGTACCAAGAG GTTGCTGCTCTCTTCTATCATATAGGAACTGCCAAGTCTAATCCACCAACCCCTGAACATCTCTCTGTTGAAGCGAAAGACTTCCTACTTAAATGTTTGCAAAA GGAACCAAATTTTAGGCCTTCTGCATCTGAGTTGCTGCAG CATCCTTTTATAACTGGAAAACAAGTTgaatctcttcctcttctttgtaCTTCTGTCGTG GAAGGCTCTGAAACCCCTTTGCTGTCATGTGCCACAAATTTTGAAGCCTC TAAAATGCCAGCCTGCCCTGGTCGAACAGATCTTTGTAATTTGGATGGTCTGCACTGCAGAGCTGAATATCCTGAGAGGTCCCAAGAAAATAAACGTATTTGGGAAATGAACAACAGTGATGACGACATGTGTCAGATTGACAAAGATGATTTTATAGTGGCAGAAGTCCAGCCCAGTTCTTCTTTGATGGCTGTGAACTTTAAG AGTTTCAACCCCATATGTGAGCCATCTGATGAATGGGGGTGCAAATTGGATGGAAGGCCAGAATCTGAAAAGAGAGGTACAAGTTTTGACACTGATGAACGAGTTCCTGAGCCTGCTGGCCACCCTGGAGTTTCTGGTGATGGGGACAAAGATTTTTCCTTTCCTTGTGGACATTCACTTTCCGTGGATGACGATGAACTTACTGAGTCAAAAATTAGAGCCTTTTTGGATGAGAAG GCTCTTGAACTGAAGATTCTCCAAACGCCACTGTATGAAGAGTTTAATAACAGTTTGTTAGCTTGCTCTCCAAGTTTTGTGGAGACAACACGTGGTGAGACTACCCCAAAGTACTTGAAATTGCCCCCAAAAAGCAGGTCACCAAGTCAAGGCTCAACTGGTGCTCCATCTCCACCAGTTGATGCTCTTAACACAGGAAGCCCAGGAAATAATAGCAGGTGTGTGTCAAATATTGGCAATAAAAGTGATTGCAGTTCACAGGACGTCCCATCACCTCCGCTTAGTGATTGGAAAGGGCGTTTAGCTGATGCTCAGCAAGAGCCAAGTAGCCCAAG TATGAGCTTTTCGGAGATACAGAGGAAGTGGAAAGAAGAGCTTGACCAGGAGCTTGAGAGAAAACGAG AGATTATACGCCAAGCGGGTGTGGGAGGGAAAACATCGTCACCAAAGGATCGAGCTTTAAATCGGCCGAGAGAGCGGACAAGGTTTGCATCTCCAGGAAAATAA